In Streptantibioticus cattleyicolor NRRL 8057 = DSM 46488, a genomic segment contains:
- a CDS encoding TrmH family RNA methyltransferase, with translation MGELITVDDPADPRLRDYTDLTDVELRRRREPAEGLFIAEGEKVIRRARHAGYRMRSMLLSAKWIDTMRDVIDEVPAPVYAVDPELAEQVTGYHVHRGALASMERKALPSAADLLAPARRVVVMEGVNDHTNIGAVFRSAAALGMDAVLLSPDCADPLYRRSVKVSMGAVFAVPYARLQVWPRDLETVRGHGFRLLALTPDAKASPIDEVAPHRMERVALMVGAEGEGLTTRALVAADEWVRIPMAHGVDSLNVGAAAAVAFYAVTAGRPA, from the coding sequence ATGGGCGAACTGATCACCGTCGACGACCCGGCCGACCCGAGGCTGCGCGACTACACCGACCTGACCGACGTGGAGCTGCGGCGCCGCCGCGAACCCGCCGAAGGGCTCTTCATCGCCGAGGGCGAGAAGGTCATCCGGCGCGCCCGGCACGCCGGTTACCGGATGCGTTCGATGCTGCTGTCGGCCAAGTGGATCGACACCATGCGGGACGTCATCGACGAGGTGCCGGCGCCGGTCTACGCCGTCGACCCGGAGCTGGCCGAACAGGTCACCGGCTACCACGTGCACCGCGGCGCCCTCGCCTCGATGGAGCGCAAAGCCCTGCCGTCCGCCGCCGACCTGCTGGCCCCGGCGCGCCGCGTGGTGGTCATGGAGGGCGTCAACGACCACACCAACATCGGCGCCGTCTTCCGCAGCGCGGCGGCCCTGGGGATGGACGCCGTCCTCCTCTCGCCGGACTGCGCCGACCCGCTCTACCGCCGCTCGGTCAAGGTCTCCATGGGCGCCGTCTTCGCGGTGCCCTACGCCAGGCTCCAGGTGTGGCCGCGGGACCTGGAGACGGTACGCGGCCACGGTTTCCGGCTGCTCGCGCTCACCCCGGACGCCAAGGCGTCGCCGATCGACGAGGTCGCCCCGCACCGGATGGAACGGGTCGCGCTGATGGTCGGCGCCGAGGGGGAGGGGCTCACCACCCGGGCGCTGGTGGCCGCCGACGAATGGGTGCGCATCCCGATGGCGCACGGCGTGGACTCGCTCAACGTCGGCGCCGCCGCGGCCGTCGCCTTCTACGCGGTCACCGCCGGCCGCCCCGCCTGA
- a CDS encoding acyl-CoA dehydrogenase family protein has protein sequence MTTDQTGTTGVREVRRRVRDFLAEHDPAATDRLAFLRARFDAGLAWVHFPVGLGGLGAPRPLQSVADAEFAAAGAPDNDPRRIGIGLGMAAPTILRYGTKEQKARFLRPLWTGEEVWCQLFSEPGAGSDLAGLRTRAVRDGDTWVVDGQKVWTSNAHNARRAILIARTDPGLPKHQGITYFLCDMTAPGVEVRPLRQITGEAEFNEVFLTGVRIPDTDRLGAVGEGWRVAQTTLMNERVAIGGSPVPREGGMIGKAAATWRQHPRSRTPGLHDRLLRLWVDAEVARLTAERVRQQLAVGAPGPEGSGLKLAFARLNQAVSGLELELLGEDGLRYGEWTMTRPETVDFYGRDAGYRYLRAKGNSIEGGTSEILRNIIAERVLGLPPEPRTDKDVPWKDLPR, from the coding sequence ATGACGACCGACCAGACGGGCACGACCGGCGTGCGGGAGGTACGCCGCCGGGTGCGGGACTTCCTCGCCGAGCACGATCCGGCGGCCACCGACCGCCTGGCGTTCCTGCGGGCGCGCTTCGACGCCGGGCTGGCGTGGGTGCACTTCCCCGTGGGGCTGGGCGGACTCGGCGCCCCCCGGCCCCTGCAGAGCGTGGCGGACGCCGAGTTCGCCGCGGCCGGGGCGCCGGACAACGACCCTCGGCGCATCGGCATCGGCCTCGGCATGGCGGCGCCCACCATCCTGCGCTACGGCACGAAGGAGCAGAAGGCACGCTTCCTGCGGCCGTTGTGGACCGGCGAGGAGGTGTGGTGCCAGCTGTTCAGCGAACCGGGCGCCGGCTCCGACCTGGCCGGACTGCGCACCCGGGCGGTCCGCGACGGCGACACCTGGGTGGTCGACGGGCAGAAGGTGTGGACCTCCAACGCGCACAACGCGCGCCGGGCCATCCTGATCGCCCGCACCGACCCCGGCCTCCCCAAGCACCAGGGCATCACCTACTTCCTGTGCGACATGACCGCACCCGGCGTCGAGGTGCGTCCGCTGCGGCAGATCACCGGTGAGGCCGAGTTCAACGAGGTCTTCCTGACCGGCGTGCGGATCCCGGACACCGACCGGCTCGGCGCGGTCGGCGAGGGGTGGCGGGTCGCGCAGACCACGCTGATGAACGAGCGGGTGGCGATCGGCGGTTCACCCGTGCCGCGCGAGGGCGGCATGATCGGCAAGGCGGCGGCCACCTGGCGGCAGCACCCGCGATCGCGCACCCCGGGCCTGCACGACCGGCTGCTGCGGCTGTGGGTGGACGCCGAGGTCGCCCGGCTGACCGCGGAACGGGTCCGCCAGCAACTCGCGGTGGGCGCCCCGGGCCCCGAGGGCTCCGGCCTGAAGCTGGCGTTCGCCCGGCTCAACCAGGCGGTCAGCGGCCTGGAGCTGGAACTCCTCGGCGAGGACGGGCTGCGGTACGGGGAGTGGACGATGACCCGCCCGGAGACGGTCGACTTCTACGGCCGCGACGCCGGTTACCGCTATCTGCGCGCCAAGGGCAACTCCATCGAGGGCGGCACCTCGGAGATCCTGCGCAACATCATCGCCGAACGGGTCCTCGGCCTGCCCCCGGAACCCCGCACCGACAAGGACGTCCCCTGGAAGGACCTGCCCCGATGA
- a CDS encoding alpha/beta fold hydrolase translates to MATAHWLDDVTEKLIPTSLGLINVREGGRADGPAMVCWPSLMMDGTMWRYQYEHFAPTHRMVLVDSPGHGRSDALRKLIDLKDCADALTEVLDALAIDRCVLVGNSWGGMLAGVFPAYHPERTTAAVGINCTASLPTMFESVWATALAGYLSVHARMPELAARAARAAFAGPTAEAERPEFVEFTRSVLVNDPKSVAWALRSILIGRKDEHRRLATVPSGIPVLVIAGEEDSQFPVHAVRRMADAIPGGVLRVLPHTAHLAARENPDAVNAEIDAFLAALPAAA, encoded by the coding sequence ATGGCAACGGCACACTGGCTCGACGACGTCACCGAGAAGCTGATCCCCACCTCGCTCGGACTGATCAACGTGCGGGAGGGGGGCCGCGCCGACGGGCCGGCCATGGTCTGCTGGCCGAGCCTGATGATGGACGGCACCATGTGGCGGTACCAGTACGAGCACTTCGCCCCCACCCACCGCATGGTGCTGGTGGACAGCCCCGGACACGGCAGGTCGGACGCGCTGCGCAAGCTCATCGACCTGAAGGACTGCGCCGACGCGCTCACCGAGGTGCTGGACGCGCTCGCCATCGACCGGTGCGTCCTGGTCGGCAACAGCTGGGGCGGCATGCTCGCCGGGGTCTTCCCGGCCTACCACCCGGAGCGGACCACGGCCGCGGTCGGCATCAACTGCACCGCCTCGCTGCCCACCATGTTCGAGAGCGTCTGGGCGACCGCGCTCGCCGGTTACCTCTCGGTGCACGCGAGGATGCCGGAGCTCGCCGCCCGGGCCGCCCGTGCCGCGTTCGCCGGGCCGACCGCCGAGGCCGAGCGCCCGGAGTTCGTGGAGTTCACCCGGTCCGTGCTGGTCAACGACCCCAAGTCGGTGGCCTGGGCGCTGCGCAGCATCCTGATCGGCCGCAAGGACGAGCACCGCAGGCTGGCCACCGTCCCGTCCGGCATCCCGGTCCTGGTGATCGCCGGGGAGGAGGACAGCCAGTTCCCGGTGCACGCGGTGCGGCGGATGGCCGACGCCATCCCCGGCGGCGTCCTGCGCGTGCTGCCGCACACCGCCCACCTGGCCGCCCGGGAGAACCCCGACGCGGTCAACGCCGAGATCGACGCCTTCCTCGCCGCCCTGCCCGCCGCCGCCTGA
- the cobT gene encoding nicotinate-nucleotide--dimethylbenzimidazole phosphoribosyltransferase, with protein MGGFPGEAVPEHAGAQPVPQPPSGEAPDRSGHGWSTDAFLAPATPAFTYLDQPDGPQPAAPVDDEDDLLLMPAPQGSWGDPQPVPAQAPSPAEVAAPLPEADGHPQDPAAASLTAGQAAPPRRPLNMGPPAEGATTQGVSVRSLADRGPAPQPAPAAPAARRRAVARGVAESPAAPAQLPPEAPLAEAPVAGDPWGPPAAADRVPVEAPAPRQPGAPVQGGPALHGVPADEPGGLADLDRVEVPPQPQPTVPAQAPQPAAETVAAEPVAAEPVVAAEPVVAEPVAAEPVAEPAPVEPVVAEAAEAVVPEAAPEAPEVPVAQPAAAEQAVAEPVVAEAQPVEAQPAEPAPAAVETPVAEAPVAEAPVAEAPAVAAEPEPVAAEGDAQVTPQQAPAAAEPVAEAPAAPQDGPAPEPAEPASEVPAPAEPETAEAPAAESVPQPAADQAPAAEPEAPVEESAAEPVPAAPAAPGYDDAAREAVHRVIRERRDIRNGFRPDPIPHEVLLRVLEAAHTAPSVGHSQPWDFVVIRSEQTREKMHALAMKQRDAYARSLPKARAKQFRELKIEAILDTPVNIVVTADPTRGGRHTLGRHTQPQMAPYSSALAVENLWLAARAEGLGVGWVSFFDEREMVGELGLPEHLEVVAYLCVGYVDEFPEEPELMQAGWSKRRPLSWVVHEEEYGNRVLPGEDPHDLLDETLRGIRPLDAKALGEAWERQKRMTKPSGALGMLEIISAQLCGLSRQCPPPIPEPAAVAIFAGDHGVHAQGVTAWPQEVTAQMVANFLGGGAVCNAFAGQVGAEVCVVDVGVAGELPSSAGLLPRKVRHGTADFTTGAAMTREEALRAVEVGIETARDLVAAGNKALLTGEMGIANTTASAALIAAFTGADPAEVTGRGTGINDEMHARKVDVIRRALELHQPDPADPLGTLAAIGGLEHAAMVGLILGGASLRTPVILDGVSAGAAALVARAIAPEALAACIAGHRSAEPGHMAALTKLGLRPLVDLDLRLGEGTGALLALPLVQSAARVMHEVATFDAAGVTEKG; from the coding sequence ATGGGGGGCTTCCCCGGTGAGGCGGTGCCGGAGCACGCGGGCGCGCAGCCGGTTCCGCAGCCGCCGTCCGGCGAGGCGCCCGACCGGTCCGGGCACGGCTGGAGCACCGACGCGTTCCTGGCCCCGGCCACCCCGGCGTTCACCTACCTCGACCAGCCGGACGGCCCGCAGCCGGCCGCGCCCGTCGACGACGAGGACGATCTGCTGCTGATGCCCGCGCCGCAGGGTTCCTGGGGCGACCCGCAGCCGGTACCGGCCCAGGCCCCGTCGCCCGCCGAGGTCGCCGCGCCGCTCCCGGAGGCCGACGGCCACCCCCAGGACCCGGCCGCCGCCTCGCTGACCGCCGGTCAGGCCGCTCCGCCGCGCCGCCCGCTGAACATGGGTCCGCCGGCCGAGGGCGCCACCACCCAGGGTGTGTCGGTGCGTTCGCTCGCCGATCGCGGACCGGCGCCGCAGCCCGCGCCGGCCGCGCCCGCCGCCCGCCGTCGTGCCGTCGCCCGCGGGGTCGCCGAGTCGCCCGCCGCGCCCGCGCAGTTGCCCCCGGAGGCGCCGCTCGCCGAGGCCCCGGTGGCGGGCGACCCGTGGGGTCCGCCGGCCGCCGCCGACCGCGTGCCCGTCGAGGCGCCGGCGCCGCGGCAGCCCGGGGCCCCCGTCCAGGGCGGCCCCGCGCTGCACGGCGTCCCCGCCGACGAGCCGGGCGGCCTGGCCGACCTGGACCGCGTCGAGGTCCCGCCGCAGCCGCAGCCCACGGTGCCGGCGCAGGCCCCGCAGCCCGCCGCCGAGACCGTGGCCGCCGAGCCGGTCGCGGCGGAGCCCGTCGTCGCCGCTGAACCCGTCGTCGCCGAGCCGGTCGCCGCCGAACCCGTGGCCGAGCCCGCGCCCGTCGAACCCGTCGTGGCCGAGGCCGCCGAGGCCGTCGTACCCGAGGCCGCCCCCGAGGCGCCCGAGGTCCCCGTGGCGCAGCCCGCCGCCGCCGAACAGGCCGTCGCCGAGCCGGTGGTGGCCGAGGCCCAGCCGGTCGAGGCCCAGCCCGCCGAACCGGCCCCGGCCGCCGTGGAGACCCCGGTCGCCGAAGCACCGGTCGCCGAAGCACCGGTCGCCGAAGCACCGGCCGTCGCGGCGGAGCCCGAGCCGGTGGCCGCCGAGGGCGACGCCCAGGTGACGCCGCAGCAGGCCCCGGCCGCCGCCGAACCCGTCGCCGAAGCCCCCGCCGCGCCGCAGGACGGACCGGCCCCGGAGCCCGCCGAACCGGCGTCCGAGGTACCGGCACCCGCCGAGCCGGAAACCGCCGAAGCGCCCGCCGCCGAGTCCGTTCCGCAGCCGGCCGCCGACCAGGCACCGGCCGCCGAGCCCGAGGCCCCGGTCGAGGAGTCCGCCGCCGAGCCGGTCCCCGCCGCCCCGGCCGCCCCCGGTTACGACGACGCCGCCCGCGAGGCGGTGCACCGGGTGATCCGGGAACGCCGCGACATCCGCAACGGGTTCCGGCCCGACCCGATCCCGCACGAGGTGCTGCTGCGGGTGCTGGAGGCGGCCCACACCGCGCCGAGCGTCGGCCACTCCCAGCCGTGGGACTTCGTGGTCATCCGCTCCGAGCAGACCCGGGAGAAGATGCACGCGCTGGCGATGAAGCAGCGCGACGCGTACGCCCGGTCGCTGCCCAAGGCCCGCGCCAAGCAGTTCCGCGAGCTGAAGATCGAGGCGATCCTCGACACCCCGGTCAACATCGTGGTGACCGCCGACCCCACCCGGGGCGGACGCCACACCCTGGGCCGCCACACCCAGCCGCAGATGGCGCCGTACAGCTCCGCGCTGGCGGTGGAGAACCTGTGGCTGGCGGCCCGCGCCGAGGGCCTCGGCGTCGGCTGGGTCAGCTTCTTCGACGAGCGCGAGATGGTCGGCGAACTCGGCCTGCCCGAACACCTGGAGGTCGTCGCCTACCTGTGCGTCGGGTACGTCGACGAGTTCCCCGAGGAACCCGAGCTGATGCAGGCCGGCTGGTCCAAGCGGCGCCCGCTGTCCTGGGTCGTCCACGAGGAGGAGTACGGCAACCGGGTGCTCCCCGGCGAGGACCCGCACGACCTGCTCGACGAGACGCTGCGCGGCATCCGCCCGCTGGACGCCAAGGCGCTCGGCGAGGCGTGGGAGCGCCAGAAGCGGATGACCAAGCCGTCCGGCGCGCTCGGCATGCTGGAGATCATCTCGGCCCAGCTGTGCGGACTGTCCCGGCAGTGCCCCCCGCCGATCCCGGAGCCCGCCGCGGTGGCGATCTTCGCCGGCGACCACGGCGTGCACGCCCAGGGCGTCACCGCCTGGCCGCAGGAGGTCACCGCCCAGATGGTGGCCAACTTCCTGGGCGGCGGGGCGGTCTGCAACGCCTTCGCCGGCCAGGTCGGCGCCGAGGTCTGCGTGGTGGACGTCGGCGTCGCCGGCGAACTGCCGTCCAGCGCCGGGCTGTTGCCGCGCAAGGTACGGCACGGTACCGCCGACTTCACCACCGGCGCGGCGATGACCCGCGAGGAGGCGCTGCGCGCCGTCGAGGTGGGCATCGAGACCGCCCGCGACCTGGTCGCGGCGGGCAACAAGGCGCTCCTCACCGGTGAGATGGGGATCGCCAACACCACCGCGTCGGCCGCCCTGATCGCCGCCTTCACCGGCGCCGACCCCGCCGAGGTCACCGGCCGCGGCACCGGCATCAACGACGAGATGCACGCCCGCAAGGTGGACGTCATCCGCCGCGCGCTGGAGCTGCACCAGCCCGACCCGGCCGACCCGCTCGGCACCCTGGCCGCCATCGGCGGGCTGGAGCACGCCGCCATGGTCGGCCTCATCCTCGGCGGCGCCTCGCTGCGCACCCCGGTGATCCTGGACGGGGTGAGCGCCGGGGCCGCCGCCCTGGTGGCCCGGGCCATCGCGCCCGAGGCGCTGGCCGCCTGCATCGCCGGCCACCGCAGCGCCGAACCGGGCCACATGGCCGCCCTCACCAAGCTGGGCCTGCGCCCGCTGGTCGACCTCGACCTGCGGCTCGGCGAGGGCACCGGCGCCCTGCTCGCCCTGCCGCTGGTGCAGAGCGCGGCCCGGGTGATGCACGAGGTCGCCACCTTCGACGCGGCAGGGGTCACCGAGAAGGGCTGA
- a CDS encoding winged helix-turn-helix transcriptional regulator: protein MADRPDHVTFQHGQAFLAAISERWNYQILREVFFGVHRFGELKRTLGISATMLTARLNDLTELGLLEKRAYRADKPWFEYRLTDPARELVVPAVVAVTRWAETHADARPTDARPLLHTSCGHRTEPYLACSSCHRPIEADTLEPLTPQDDGPS, encoded by the coding sequence ATGGCCGACCGTCCCGACCACGTCACCTTCCAGCACGGGCAGGCGTTCCTCGCCGCGATCTCGGAGCGCTGGAACTACCAGATCCTGCGTGAGGTCTTCTTCGGCGTCCACCGGTTCGGCGAGCTCAAGCGCACCCTGGGGATCTCGGCGACCATGCTCACCGCCCGCCTGAACGACCTGACCGAGCTGGGACTGCTGGAGAAGCGGGCCTACCGGGCGGACAAGCCCTGGTTCGAGTACCGGCTCACCGACCCCGCGCGCGAGCTGGTCGTCCCGGCCGTCGTCGCCGTCACCCGCTGGGCCGAGACCCACGCCGACGCCCGTCCCACCGACGCCCGGCCGCTGCTCCACACCTCCTGCGGCCACCGCACCGAGCCGTACCTGGCGTGCAGCAGCTGCCACCGGCCCATCGAGGCGGACACCCTGGAGCCGCTGACACCGCAGGACGACGGCCCCTCCTAG
- a CDS encoding methyltransferase, producing the protein MGHPVTPEAITRIATGFMASKQLFVACEVGMFAALAEGPLELDDLAARCGIPRRTARVLADGMTALGLLDASLGRYTNRPETQAYLSGPVGDGLRPFLRYWDRISYPAWQGLEQAVRTGHGVGLADLDEERQQIFSQGVRALTSGAAHALAEGFGLDRYRRMLDLGGGMGSFLVAALSRHPRLTGTLFDLPPVVAIARPELAAGPVGDRVEAVAGDMLTDPIPGGHDLVLMANVLHYFLPGTNVSLLTRVRTAVEPGTRLLLVDFWTDPTHTQPMMAALMAAEFLTNVGGDVYSAEEAEGWLTDSGWQPVGQQPLDGALSVLLATAV; encoded by the coding sequence GTGGGTCACCCGGTGACGCCGGAGGCGATCACCCGGATCGCCACCGGGTTCATGGCGTCCAAGCAGTTGTTCGTCGCCTGCGAGGTCGGCATGTTCGCCGCGCTCGCCGAGGGGCCGCTGGAGCTGGACGACCTCGCCGCGCGGTGCGGCATCCCCCGGCGCACCGCCCGGGTGCTCGCCGACGGCATGACCGCGCTCGGGCTGCTCGACGCCTCGCTGGGCCGCTACACCAACCGCCCGGAGACCCAGGCGTACCTCAGCGGCCCGGTGGGCGACGGGCTCCGCCCCTTCCTGCGCTACTGGGACCGGATCAGCTACCCCGCCTGGCAGGGCCTGGAGCAGGCGGTGCGCACCGGGCACGGGGTGGGCCTGGCCGATCTGGACGAGGAGCGCCAGCAGATCTTCTCCCAGGGCGTCCGGGCGCTCACCTCGGGCGCCGCGCACGCGCTCGCCGAGGGGTTCGGCCTCGACCGCTACCGGCGGATGCTCGACCTCGGCGGCGGCATGGGGTCGTTCCTGGTCGCCGCGCTCAGCCGCCATCCCCGGCTGACCGGCACGCTGTTCGACCTGCCGCCGGTGGTCGCCATCGCCCGTCCGGAACTGGCCGCGGGCCCGGTCGGCGACCGCGTCGAGGCGGTCGCCGGCGACATGCTCACCGACCCCATCCCCGGCGGCCACGACCTGGTGCTGATGGCCAACGTCCTGCACTACTTCCTGCCGGGGACCAACGTCTCCCTGCTCACCCGGGTGCGTACCGCGGTGGAGCCGGGCACCCGGCTGCTCCTCGTCGACTTCTGGACCGATCCGACGCACACCCAGCCGATGATGGCCGCGCTGATGGCCGCCGAGTTCCTCACCAACGTCGGCGGCGACGTCTACAGCGCGGAGGAGGCCGAGGGGTGGCTGACCGACAGCGGCTGGCAGCCGGTCGGCCAGCAGCCGCTGGACGGCGCCCTGTCGGTGCTGCTGGCCACGGCGGTGTGA
- the cobA gene encoding uroporphyrinogen-III C-methyltransferase — MDRNDAPAYPVGLRLAGRRVVVLGGGQVAQRRLPGLVAAGADVLLVSPSATPAVEAMADAGEVRWERRRYTPGDLAGAWYAVVATDDAAANAAASAEAEERRVWCVRSDDAEAATAWTPATGRDEGVTVAVLTGRDPRRSAAVRDAVVEGLRDGTLVAPRHRARTPGVALVGGGPGDPDLITVRGRRLLAEADVVVADRLGPRDLLDELPPHVEVIDAAKIPYGRAMAQEAINDALIQHARAGKAVVRLKGGDPFVFGRGMEEVQALAEAGIACTVVPGISSSISVPGAAGIPVTHRGVAHEFTVVSGHVAPEDPRSLVDWAALARLRGTLVLLMAVERIGAIARALVEHGRDPQTPVAVVQEGTTAAQRRVDATLATVGATVAAEGVRPPAVIVIGDVVALEAGRA, encoded by the coding sequence ATGGACCGTAACGACGCACCCGCCTACCCGGTCGGACTGCGGCTGGCCGGACGGCGTGTCGTCGTCCTCGGCGGCGGCCAGGTCGCCCAGCGGCGGCTGCCCGGACTGGTCGCGGCCGGCGCCGACGTCCTGCTGGTCTCGCCGTCGGCCACCCCGGCCGTGGAGGCGATGGCCGACGCCGGCGAAGTGCGCTGGGAACGCCGCCGCTACACCCCCGGCGACCTCGCCGGCGCCTGGTACGCCGTGGTCGCCACCGACGACGCCGCCGCCAACGCCGCCGCCTCCGCGGAGGCCGAGGAACGCCGCGTGTGGTGCGTACGCAGCGACGACGCCGAGGCGGCCACCGCCTGGACCCCGGCCACCGGACGCGACGAGGGCGTCACCGTCGCCGTCCTCACCGGCCGCGACCCGCGCCGCTCCGCCGCCGTACGCGACGCGGTGGTCGAGGGGCTGCGGGACGGCACCCTGGTCGCCCCCCGCCACCGGGCCCGTACCCCCGGCGTCGCCCTCGTCGGCGGCGGACCCGGCGACCCCGACCTCATCACCGTGCGCGGCCGGCGGCTGCTGGCCGAGGCCGACGTGGTGGTCGCCGACCGGCTCGGCCCCCGCGACCTGCTGGACGAACTGCCGCCGCACGTCGAGGTGATCGACGCCGCCAAGATCCCCTACGGCCGGGCCATGGCCCAGGAGGCCATCAACGACGCGCTGATCCAGCACGCCCGGGCCGGCAAGGCGGTGGTGCGCCTCAAGGGCGGCGACCCGTTCGTCTTCGGCCGCGGCATGGAGGAGGTCCAGGCGCTCGCCGAGGCCGGGATCGCCTGCACCGTGGTCCCCGGCATCTCCAGCTCGATCAGCGTGCCCGGCGCGGCCGGCATCCCGGTCACCCACCGCGGGGTGGCCCATGAGTTCACCGTGGTCAGCGGGCACGTCGCCCCGGAGGACCCGCGTTCGCTGGTCGACTGGGCGGCGCTGGCCCGGCTGCGCGGCACCCTGGTGCTGCTGATGGCGGTGGAACGCATCGGCGCCATAGCGCGGGCGCTGGTCGAGCACGGCCGCGACCCGCAGACCCCGGTGGCCGTCGTCCAGGAAGGCACCACCGCCGCCCAGCGCCGGGTGGACGCCACGCTGGCCACGGTGGGCGCCACGGTCGCCGCCGAAGGCGTCCGCCCGCCCGCGGTGATCGTGATCGGCGACGTGGTGGCGCTGGAGGCGGGCCGTGCGTGA
- a CDS encoding acyl-CoA dehydrogenase family protein, translated as MTATSPTPDLLYGDVEDDLRATVRELLADRCPHSAVLARCESDAPYDARLWRTLAGELGLAGLLVPEEHGGQGASAREVAVVLEELGGVVAPVPYLGSAVLATTALLGCRPVEGRAGELLARLSSGAATAALAVPLTTAPGTPLTASVTAGADGRLTGTVTAVADAIAADVLLVPATGERGPGLYEVAVGAAGVRVARTGSLDLTRPVADVELTAAPGHLLAGPGTAPAALESALLTGAGLLASEQLGVAQWCLDATVAYLKDRRQFGRVVGSFQALKHRLADLWLEVVSARAAARAAADALATGAADAPVAVAVAQAYCAEAAVHAAEECVQLHGGIGMTWEHPAHLYLKRAKAAQLALGTPDRHRAALATLVDLPG; from the coding sequence ATGACCGCCACCTCCCCCACCCCCGATCTGCTCTACGGCGACGTCGAGGACGACCTGCGGGCCACCGTACGCGAGCTGCTGGCCGACCGCTGCCCGCACTCGGCGGTGCTCGCCCGCTGCGAGAGCGACGCCCCCTACGACGCCCGGCTGTGGCGGACCCTCGCCGGCGAACTGGGGCTCGCCGGACTGCTGGTGCCCGAGGAACACGGCGGCCAGGGCGCCTCGGCCCGTGAAGTCGCCGTGGTACTGGAGGAGTTGGGGGGCGTGGTGGCCCCCGTCCCGTACCTCGGCAGCGCGGTGCTGGCGACCACGGCGCTGCTCGGCTGCCGACCGGTCGAGGGTCGGGCGGGCGAGCTGCTGGCCCGGCTCTCCTCCGGCGCGGCCACCGCGGCGCTGGCGGTGCCGCTGACCACCGCGCCGGGCACGCCGCTGACCGCCTCGGTGACGGCCGGCGCGGACGGACGCCTCACCGGCACGGTCACCGCGGTCGCCGACGCGATCGCGGCCGATGTGCTGCTGGTGCCGGCCACTGGTGAGCGGGGGCCGGGGCTGTACGAGGTGGCCGTCGGCGCCGCCGGGGTACGGGTGGCCCGGACCGGCTCGCTGGACCTGACCCGGCCGGTGGCGGACGTGGAGCTGACCGCGGCACCCGGCCACCTGCTGGCCGGGCCCGGCACCGCCCCGGCGGCGCTGGAGTCCGCGCTGCTCACCGGCGCCGGACTGCTCGCCTCCGAACAGCTCGGGGTGGCCCAGTGGTGCCTGGACGCGACGGTGGCCTACCTGAAGGACCGCCGCCAGTTCGGGCGCGTGGTCGGCTCGTTCCAGGCGCTCAAGCACCGGCTGGCGGACCTGTGGCTGGAGGTGGTCTCCGCCCGGGCGGCGGCGCGTGCCGCGGCCGACGCGCTGGCCACCGGCGCGGCGGACGCCCCGGTGGCGGTCGCGGTGGCCCAGGCGTACTGCGCCGAGGCGGCCGTCCACGCCGCCGAGGAGTGCGTGCAGTTGCACGGCGGCATCGGGATGACCTGGGAGCACCCGGCCCACCTGTATCTGAAGCGGGCCAAGGCCGCGCAACTGGCCCTGGGCACCCCGGACCGCCATCGCGCGGCCCTCGCCACGCTGGTGGACCTGCCCGGCTGA